Part of the Bacillus alveayuensis genome, AGGCCAAATAAATTGCGGCAGATCATAGCCTTGCAAAATTTTTAAATAAGCTGTCATGCCGGCTCCATTTGGCGTCATATCCCCCAATTTGTGCATAAATTCCGACATTTGCG contains:
- a CDS encoding ABC-type multidrug transport system permease subunit (product_source=COG0842; cog=COG0842; transmembrane_helix_parts=Outside_1_33,TMhelix_34_56,Inside_57_63); translated protein: QMSEFMHKLGDMTPNGAGMTAYLKILQGYDLPQFIWPVIYLCLFGFVMFVLGLLVFPKRGEMA